One part of the Muntiacus reevesi chromosome 18, mMunRee1.1, whole genome shotgun sequence genome encodes these proteins:
- the TMEM92 gene encoding transmembrane protein 92, translated as MSDTWVASLLLLGLLASLQQAAATCGLFFTCPRGFKCCGSSCCQEYQPEQFEFFSGPLRIFVIIFLIIIPLLCICGLAKHLYLNCRKSEQEAPTAPLEQPPIAPVERVTARISEPPPPYSEIILKPVLGLPPLEPPPPYSFRPEEYAGLRRGMDNSTF; from the exons ATGTCTGACACCTGGGTCGCCAGCCTCTTGCTGCTTGGCCTGCTGGCCAGCCTCCAACAG GCTGCAGCCACATGTGGTCTCTTCTT CACCTGCCCTAGGGGATTCAAATGCTGTGGGAGCAGCTGTTGCCAAGAGTACCAGCCGGAGCAGTTCGAGTTCTTCTCCGGCCCCTTAAG GATTTTTGTCATCATCTTCCTGATCATCATACCCCTCTTGTGCATCTGCGGCCTGGCTAAGCACTTGTATCTCAACTGCAGAAAGTCAGAGCAGGAGGCCCCAACAGCCCCCCTGGAACAGCCCCCCATCGCTCCTGTAGAGAGGGTCACAGCACGCATTTCTGAGCCCCCACCCCCCTACAGTGAG ATAATTCTGAAGCCTGTCCTGGGTCTGCCTCCCTTGGAGCCGCCCCCACCCTACAGCTTCAGGCCTGAGGAATATGCCGGGCTACGCAGAGGCATGGACAACTCCACCTTCTGA